One region of Emys orbicularis isolate rEmyOrb1 chromosome 4, rEmyOrb1.hap1, whole genome shotgun sequence genomic DNA includes:
- the ANO9 gene encoding anoctamin-9, whose product MATATLTSVLLLAEVLPSELDSRRVAAVGREPSSEGRAAASSSAEEETELREKTSGKSDETKPLVPNQMKWDFILVCDKHKPGSKKDKREEFLDKLKNKGFTIEKIKDKKLFYGVHAPSEIFQKYQDLLKNSDSGLQNHHTEEVTTRIRIVNFILQNTKISSEETLRKLIKAKVFEAAFPLHEQEGLRKLLKENWARWRKILKKPSIEDIRSYFGEKVALYFAWLGWYTCILFPAAVLGLLVFLYGIFHFDSSQVSKEICEANTTIMCPLCDQKCPFWQLSDTCTYAKVTHLFDNEGTILFAVLMALWATVFLELWKRRRAEVVSGWELYGWDEDEEELALQLINNPEHTLKEYEHSYIRSTILLLLVLLMITVLIGIAHALVIYRVVATVVFTQSDFEFIRERASTVAVITGAVLHYITIVVMTKVNRRVALFLCDLEKPQTFSERENIFTVKIFTFQFFTYFSSLIYIAFFLGRINGRPGNYVRVAGKWRLEECHPSGCITDLFIQMAIIMTLKQTLSNFVEYLTPWLRLRFRKSLANPKDKDKVHMEQGPEDSCKEQCLKNYQLNEVNVFSLFDEFLEMMIQYSFTTIFVAAFPLAPLMAFINNLFEVRLDAIKMVQLQRRIVPRKANDIGIWLQVLEAIGILAVIGNGLVIAITSDFIPKQVYKYTYSPCMLQNRTDINCLTGYINNSLSVFRVQDFEWQMKMPEKLPDFMRSEITECRYRDYRNSNDYNYSVQFWHVFAARLAFLILFEHVALCIKLIAAWYVPDIPQSVKNEHLKKKYENLQRELRLDYISHEAPQSPSINKGKWYIMGVPDHVALWEM is encoded by the exons GAAGAAACTGAGCTAAGGGAAAAGACCTCCGGGAAGTCAGACGAGACGAAGCCTTTGGTCCCG AACCAGATGAAGTGGGACTTCATCCTAGTATGTGACAAACACAAGCCTGGCAGCAAGAAGGATAAGAGGGAGGAATTCTTGGACAAGTTGAAAAACAAAGGATTTACCATCGAG AAAATCAAGGACAAGAAACTATTCTATGGGGTCCATGCCCCGAGTGAAATCTTCCAAAAATACCAAGATCTGCTGAAGAACTCAGACAGCGGGTTGCAGAATCACCACACGGAGGAGGTGACCACCAG GATACGTATCGTCAACTTTATCCTGCAGAACACAAAGATTTCTTCTGAGG AGACGCTCCGAAAGCTGATAAAGGCGAAGGTCTTTGAGGCAGCATTCCCACTGCACGAG CAAGAAGGGCTGAGAAAGTTACTGAAGGAGAATTGGGCCCGATGGAGAAAGATACTGAAGAAACCGTCAATTGAGGATATCAG gagttattttggggagaAGGTGGCCCTGTATTTTGCCTGGCTAGGCTGGTACACCTGCATCCTGTTCCCAGCTGCTGTGCTGGGCCTGCTTGTCTTCCTATATGGGATCTTTCATTTTGATTCCAGTCAGGTCAG CAAAGAGATCTGTGAAGCCAACACCACCATCATGTGCCCACTCTGCGACCAGAAGTGCCCGTTCTGGCAGCTGTCAGATACTTGCACCTATGCCAAG GTCACTCACCTGTTTGACAACGAGGGGACGATTCTCTTTGCAGTGCTCATGGCTCTCTGGG CCACCGTGTTCCTGGAGCTGTGGAAGAGGAGAAGGGCTGAGGTGGTCAGTGGCTGGGAACTGTACGGGTGGGATGAAGATGAG gaGGAGCTGGCCTTGCAACTGATCAATAACCCAGAGCATACCCTCAAGGAGTACGAGCACTCTTATATCCGCAGCACTATCCTGCTTCTCTTAGTCCTGCTTATG ATCACCGTGCTCATTGGCATCGCCCATGCGCTCGTCATTTACCGGGTGGTGGCGACTGTAGTCTTCACCCAAAGCGACTTCGAGTTCATCCGGGAACGGGCCAGCACCGTGGCGGTGATAACGGGGGCCGTGCTGCATTACATCACCATCGTCGTCATGACCAAG GTGAACAGGCGTGTGGCGCTCTTTCTCTGTGATCTGG AGAAGCCACAGACGTTCTCGGAGCGTGAGAACATCTTCACTGTGAAAATCTTCACCTTCCAGTTCTTCACCTACTTCTCCTCACTGATCTACATCGCCTTCTTCCTGGGAAG GATTAACGGCCGTCCTGGGAACTACGTGCGTGTAGCTGGCAAGTGGAGGCTGGAGGAG TGCCACCCCAGTGGCTGCATCACTGATCTCTTTATCCAAATGGCCATCATAATGACCCTGAAGCAGACCCTGAGTAACTTCGTGGAGTACCTCACCCC CTGGCTAAGATTAAGGTTCCGAAAATCACTTGCCAACCCAAAGGACAAAGACAAGGTTCACATGGAGCAAGGACCCGAGGACTCCTGCAAGGAGCAGTGCCTCAAGAACTACCAACTCAACGAGGTCAACGTCTTCAGCTTGTTCGACGAGTTCTTGGAAATGA TGATCCAGTACAGCTTCACCACCATCTTTGTGGCTGCCTTCCCCCTCGCCCCGCTAATGGCCTTCATCAATAACCTTTTTGAGGTCCGGCTGGATGCCATCAAGATGGTGCAGCTGCAGAGGCGCATAGTGCCTAGGAAAGCCAACGACATCG GCATCTGGCTGCAGGTTCTGGAGGCCATTGGTATTTTGGCCGTCATTGGCAATGGCCTGGTGATCGCCATCACCTCAGACTTCATCCCCAAGCAGGTCTACAAATACACGTACAGCCCGTGCATGCTGCAGAACCGCACCGATATCAA CTGTTTGACAGGTTACATCAACAACAGCCTCTCAGTGTTCCGTGTCCAGGACTTTGAGTGGCAGATGAAGATGCCTGAAAAGCTTCCAGATTTTATGAGGAGTGAGATCACAGAATGCAG GTACCGGGATTACAGGAACTCCAATGACTACAActactctgtccagttctggcatGTTTTCGCAGCCCGGCTCGCCTTCCTTATTTTATTTGAG CACGTGGCTCTGTGCATCAAGTTGATTGCAGCCTGGTATGTACCCGACATCCCCCAATCGGTTAAGAATGAGCACctgaagaaaaaatatgaaaatctaCAGAGAGAACTCAG GTTGGACTATATTTCACATGAAGCACCACAGTCTCCCTCTATTAACAAAGGGAAGTGGtacatcatgggagtccctgatcatgttgcattatgggagatgtag